A genomic window from Solanum dulcamara chromosome 11, daSolDulc1.2, whole genome shotgun sequence includes:
- the LOC129874594 gene encoding glucan endo-1,3-beta-D-glucosidase 1-like produces MGAGPQNPLHSNYSILNSLKMVPLLLFYAFSVLVQGYSAELTLHPNIIDEKSNNNHFLFPEGKSLVLPDPSDYFSSQLVSTSLPTNSFFQNFVLKNGDQPEYIQPYLIRSANSSISISYPYQNITSDFIEQIFRPDLTIYASKNPETKQRHIISSYSDLSVTLDLPSSNLRFFLVRGSPYLTFAVNGNTSMSISTVDPIRKLSCDSSFTKYTIRLGNHQTWILYASSPIYLSHNVFTIKSGGFSGVIRIALLADSDFQFEKILDTHSSRYPLSGSAILRSFALKYNWDVKGEGKLLMLAHPLHRRLLSKTDASVTVLEDVKYRSMDGELVGVIGDTWDLEAESIPVSWHSVKGLNKKSIPEIIRALGKDVKTLNASNISTTSSYFYGKLIARAARLALIAEEVSYPKITPVVVQFLKDMIEPWLNGTFGSNGFFYDRKWGGLVTKHGINDTTGDFGFGIYNDHHFHLGYFVYGISVLTRFDPAWGKQYKSRAYSLVEDYTNLGPKANQHYTRLRCFDLWKLHSWAAGLTEFPFGRNQESTSEAINAYYSAALMGSAYGDADLVAVGSTLAAFEIQSAQTWWHVKGDNKIYAPRFVKNNKVVGILWSRKRDSILWFAPAERKDIRLGIQVLPILPITEVVFSDVDYVKELVKWALTSVPKNRTEEGWKGFVYALEAIYKQKQALNKVRDLSSHDDGNSLSNLLWWIHSRK; encoded by the coding sequence ATGGGAGCTGGTCCCCAAAATCCTCTGCACAGTAACTATTCTATCCTCAACAGCTTGAAAATGGTGCCACTTTTactgttttatgcattttccgTTTTAGTTCAGGGTTATAGTGCTGAATTAACCTTACACCCAAACATTATAGATGAAAAATCCAACAACAATCATTTTCTCTTCCCCGAAGGAAAATCTTTAGTCTTGCCTGATCCATCAGATTACTTTTCTAGCCAGCTTGTCTCCACCTCTTTGCCCACTAATtcatttttccaaaattttgtGCTCAAGAATGGTGACCAGCCTGAGTATATTCAACCTTATCTCATTCGCTCTGCTAACTCCTCCATTTCTATTTCTTATCCATATCAGAACATTACCTCTGATTTCATAGAACAGATTTTTCGCCCCGATTTGACTATATACGCTTCCAAGAATCCTGAGACAAAGCAACGCCACATAATCTCTTCATATAGTGATCTTAGTGTTACTTTGGACTTACCATCAAGTAACCTTAGATTCTTTCTTGTAAGAGGTAGTCCTTACTTGACTTTTGCTGTCAATGGGAACACTTCAATGTCAATCTCAACTGTTGATCCAATTCGCAAGCTCTCGTGTGATAGTTCTTTTACTAAGTACACAATCAGACTCGGGAATCATCAAACGTGGATCCTATATGCATCTTCTCCGATTTATTTGTCTCATAATGTATTCACCATTAAGTCTGGTGGGTTCTCGGGTGTAATTCGTATTGCTCTCTTGGCTGATTCTGATTTCCAATTCGAGAAAATCCTTGATACGCATAGCTCGCGTTATCCTTTGTCGGGAAGTGCCATTCTGAGGTCTTTTGCTCTCAAGTATAATTGGGATGTGAAAGGTGAAGGGAAGTTGCTTATGCTTGCTCACCCTCTCCATCGTCGACTTCTTTCAAAAACAGATGCTTCTGTAACTGTACTGGAGGATGTCAAGTATAGAAGCATGGATGGTGAGCTTGTTGGTGTAATTGGAGATACATGGGATCTTGAAGCAGAGTCAATCCCAGTATCATGGCATTCGGTTAAAGGTTTGAATAAAAAATCAATCCCTGAAATTATTCGTGCGCTTGGTAAAGATGTTAAGACTTTGAATGCATCAAACATATCTACTACATCGTCTTACTTTTATGGGAAATTGATTGCTAGAGCAGCAAGATTGGCATTGATTGCAGAAGAGGTTTCTTATCCTAAGATAACGCCAGTAGTTGTTCAATTCTTGAAGGATATGATAGAGCCTTGGTTAAATGGAACATTTGGTTCCAATGGCTTCTTCTACGACAGGAAATGGGGTGGCCTTGTAACTAAACATGGGATAAATGACACAACAGgtgattttggttttggaattTACAATGACCATCATTTTCATTTGGGATACTTTGTATATGGCATTTCAGTGCTTACAAGATTTGATCCTGCATGGGGAAAGCAGTACAAGAGTCGAGCCTATTCTTTAGTGGAAGATTACACCAACTTGGGACCGAAGGCGAACCAGCATTACACGCGTCTTAGGTGTTTTGACTTATGGAAGCTACATTCTTGGGCTGCAGGACTGACTGAATTTCCATTTGGGAGAAATCAAGAGAGTACAAGTGAAGCAATCAATGCATATTATTCAGCAGCATTGATGGGATCCGCATATGGAGATGCAGATCTTGTTGCGGTTGGCTCAACTCTTGCAGCCTTCGAAATTCAGTCAGCACAAACTTGGTGGCATGTAAAAGGAGACAACAAAATATATGCACCAAGATTTGTCAAGAATAATAAGGTTGTTGGTATTTTGTGGTCTAGAAAAAGAGACAGCATTCTATGGTTTGCTCCAGCTGAGAGGAAAGACATTAGGCTGGGGATTCAAGTTCTCCCAATATTGCCAATCACTGAGGTAGTGTTTTCTGATGTTGATTATGTGAAGGAGCTTGTGAAATGGGCACTCACTAGTGTACCCAAAAACAGAACTGAGGAAGGATGGAAAGGATTTGTTTATGCCTTGGAAGCAATTTATAAGCAGAAGCAAGCTCTAAACAAAGTTAGGGATCTAAGCAGTCATGATGATGGAAATTCACTCTCAAATCTTTTGTGGTGGATTCATAGCAGAAAATGA